In Exiguobacterium sp. 9-2, the genomic window TACCATGTATGTCGCGTTATAAACTAATGAATATGGCACGACTGGACCTTCTGCATATTTCGCGAAGAACACGATTCCGCTTATGACATGACAGATATAACGGAGTCCTGCGCCTAATAGTGTTGCAAGGAGAACGAACGCCATCAAACGTTTCTTTTGTCCGTTACGTGCAGCTTGTCTAACCTGACGCGCGAACAGACCGCTCAGTCCGACGACACCGTATGCAATCGTGTAATCGAGTAATGGTTGGACGATCGTCAAGACTTGTGGGGCGAACATCAGTTGGATCGTACCAACAAGCGCTCCTGTGACGACACCCCCGATGACACCGTGGCGAAATGCCATGACAAAGATTGGTAACATCGCTAAGCTGATTGAACCGCCTTGTGGCATTTTAAATGGAATCAGTAAATCAAAGACGACCCCGAGACTTGCAAAGATGGCAATTTCCATCATCATTTGTAACCGTTTCATGCTATTTCCTCCTTCATTGTACGAGAGGACGCAAAAAGGCAGTACGACGAACGCCGTACTGCCTGCGTGCGCCACATCCCTACGTCCGTTTGAACGGAACAGGTTCGAAGGGTTAAAGTCTAAAAGACTCCTCTCAGCCGCTTTTCAAGCGACACCCCTTGCGGTCATCATATTTCGTTTTCTCGTTCTTATTATACGGCAGCCCCTTGACGAATGCTAGTGATCGCTTCCGCATAATCTGGTGCATTGTAGATTGCTGATCCCGCGACAAGAACGTTCGCGCCGTTTTCGATGCAAAGTTTTGCTGTTTCCGGGTTGACGCCACCATCAATCTCGATTTCAAATGTCAGATCACGATCTGCTTTCATTTGTGCAAGTGATGCGAGTTTTGGCATGACACTCTCGATGAAGGCTTGTCCACCAAAGCCCGGATTGACCGTCATCAATAAGACCATATCGACATCCTCAAGGACGTGTTCAATCGTCGATAATGGCGTATGAGGATTCAAGACGACCCCTGCTTTTGCACCGGCTAGCTTGATTTGTTGTAAAACACGGTGGACGTGGTTCGTCGCTTCGACGTGGAACGTCACGATATCTGCCCCTGCCTTAACGAAATCTTCAACGAAACGTTCTGGCTGGTCAATCATTAAATGGACATCAAGGACCATATCCGTCTTTTGACGTAAACTGCTGAGCACAGGTAGTCCAAACGAGATATTCGGTACGAACTGACCATCCATGACATCGAAATGGATATAGTCCGCGCCTGCTGCTTCGACTGCTTTAACATCGCGTTCGAGATTCGCAAAATCTGCTGATAAGATAGATGGTGCAATTTTAATCATCTTCAATACCTCCGGGCTCGATTCTTGATTTCGTCTATAAACATACCATAGTTCTCATAACGAGAGGACATGATTTCTTGTGCTTCGACGGCTTCCTTGACGGCACATCCGGGTTCATTCAAATGCAAACATCCTCGATACTTACATTCGTCCTGTACAGCCACGAATTCAGGAAAACTCCACCGTACATCCTCAATTTCCATATCATACGGAAAATCAAGGTTCGAGAACCCTGGTGTATCAGCAATCAAGCCTTCGGCAAGTGGCATCAACGTGACGTGACGTGTCGTATGGCGCCCACGTCCGAGTGATTTCGAAATCGCACTCGTCTCTAAGTCGAGTGTTGGTTCAAGTGCGTTCAAGAGCGAACTTTTCCCAACACCGGATTGTCCGGCAAGAACGCTCGTTTTCCCGGCCAGTAACGGACGGACTTGTTCAACACCTGTCAATGTCTCACTTGATGTCTCGATGACCGTATAACCAATCTTCCGGTAAGCGGCAATTGCCTCTCGAACTGCAGGACCTTTGACATCATCAAGCAAGTCCATCTTCGTTAACAGGATGACGGGTTGGATTTCCTTCGCTTCGATCAAGACGAGGAAACGATCGAGCAAGTGCGCTGAAAAATCAGGTTCTGCGGCCGAGACGACAAGCAACGCTTGATCGATATTCGCGACAGGAGGGCGTACTAAAAAGTTGTCTCGCTCCTTCACTTCGAGAATATATCCCGTCTCACTTTCGATATGAAGCACGACTTCGTCTCCGACGACTGGACTGATGCCGCGTTTCCGGAAATTTCCTCTTGCCCGTGAACGAACCTCTCCTTCTGGTGTCATGACATCATAAAAGCCGCCCTGCAGGCGTATGATCGTTCCTTCTCGATTCTCTTCGATGCGTTGTTCCGTCATCCTATGCACTCCTTTTTCATCATATTCATTGTGCGTCTTTTGCTTGATTGTACGTGATGGTTTTTGAACGATACACGGTATCGTCTTTATAAATCGTAATCTTTCCTTCTTCTCCCGGATCAATCGTCACCGGCACGTCGAATGTCTCATCTTGATCAATCGATTCCTCGATGACGGTCCGCTTCCCTTTTGCATCTTCCGTCTCAATCCGGATGACTTGTTTCGGCGGTTCCTCGTCCTCATTCTCGCTGACCGCATCATAGACGACCTTTTCAGGGAATGTCGCTGTCACTGTCTTTTCTTCCTCACCTTTTGAGATAAAGACAGTCACGGAGTCATTCGGTTCGACTTGAGCCCCTGCTTGTGGGAATTGACGGATAACTTGATCGAGTTTCACGTCGCTAGAAAATTCTTGCTCGAACGTTCCGTCGAGCCCTTTTTCGTCCAGGTAGGCTTTTGCTTCGTCACTCGATAAGTTCGTCAAATCCTTCAACTCGAAAGAAGATGTCCCTTCCGAGACGGTGATCGTAATCGTTTGTTCTTTCGCGATGACCTCCGTACCAGCCGAGATTGATTGCCGGATGACGTTACCTCGCGTGACCTCATCAGATTTCTCACGTTCGACCTCGACTTTAGCAAATCCAGCTTCTTTTAACGTCGCAATTGCTTCTTTTTCAACATCATCCGTTACATCTGGCACTTCGACCGGAGCACTGCCGGTTGAGACGACCAAATTGACTGTTGAGCCCTTTTTCACCTGCGCGTTTTCACGCGGTGTCTGACTGATCACGTCTCCTTCATCGACCGTATCACTGTTTCGTTCTGTCGTCTCAACGACAAATCCGAGTTTCTCTAGCTTCGTTTCCGCTTCATCTCCATCCGTTTTGACGACGGACGGTACCGTAACGGTAGGATCCGGCCACATCGCAAACGTCGTAGCCGCTCCACCGAGTAATACCAGTAATAATAGGATGACCCACCAGCGTTTTTTCTTTTTCTTTTCTGACGATTTCGGTTGAACGGTCGTGACGACAGGTGTGCCCGGTTCTGCTTTTGATTCTTCTGGAACTTGTACAGGTGATAAGACCATCGTCTTTTCCATCTCATCCTCTTCAGCGCCTCGGATGCCTTCACTTGCTCGTTCGTCAGATAATGCGGTTACCATATCTTCCTTAAACGCTGCGACGGACTGTTGGCGGTCATGCGGTGCTTTTGCAAGCGCCTGCATGATGCAGTTCTCAAGCGCTTGTGGCACTCTTGGATTCAAGACGGATGGACGACGTGGTGTATCTTGCAGATGCTTCAGCGCGATAGCGACCGGTGAATCACCTTCAAACGGCACTTGTCCTGTAACGAGTTCATATAAGACAGCACCAAGCGAATAGATATCCGACTTCTCATCGGCAAATTTACCTTTAGCTTGTTCTGGCGAGAAGTAATGCACGGACCCAAGGACAGACATCGTATGCGTCAACGTCGCATTCGACATCGCCACAGCGATTCCGAAATCCGTTACTTTGACGGTACCATCTTCTCGGATCAACATATTTTGCGGTTTAATGTCGCGATGGATGATCCGGTGTGCATGGGCGTGATCGATCGCATCACAAATTTGAGCAATGATATCAACGGCCTGTGGCACAGGTAATGCTTGATTTTCACAAAATGTCTTCAATGTCATACCATCGATATACTCCATGACGATGTAATAGATGGCATCTTCTTCGCCTACATCATAGACGGCAACGATGTTTGGATGATTCAAGCTGGTAGCAGCATGCGCTTCACGTTCGAATCGACGAATGAACTGTTCGTCATGCGAAAATTCAGTCCGTAAAATCTTAATGGCAACATGACGCTTTAAAATCTCATCATAGGCTTGATAGACATTCGCCATCCCGCCACTTCCAACTAGCCGTTCTATGCGGTAGCGGTCATTTAATCGATCTCCGTATCGCATATTCAGACCCTCTTTCTTTCTTTGAACCGGATGGCGGCAATCGTAATATTATCCGCGCCTCCTCGAGCATTCGCTTCTTTCACCAATCGTCCGACGATCTCATCAAGCGGATCATCTCGTAAGATGATTTGTTCAATGACATCATCTGGCACTTCATCGGTCAACCCGTCGCTACACACAAGGACGAGGTCATAGTCTGGAGCATCTCTTACTTGAATGTCGACTTCGACCGTTTCGTTCGAGCCGACCGATCGTGTGATGACATTTTTACGTGGATGATTTTCGACTTCCTCGTCCGAAAGCTCTCCCATTTGTCGTAACATGTTGACGTAAGAATGATCATCCGTCAATTGTTTTAACGCCGTACCTTCAAGAGCATAGACCCTACTGTCTCCAACATGACCGATGACGAGCAAATCCTCGACCCAGCACACACAGGCAATGGTCGTTCCGACGATCGCAAGTTGTTCTTCTTTTGAAAACTGAAGAATCCGGGCATTCGCTTCGGCTACACGTTGTTCTATCCATTCGGACAATTCCATCGGGCGATTTGGCATGAGGGAAAAGGATGCTTCAAATACCTCGCGAACGATCGCACTTGCGATATCGCCAGCAGCGTGACCTCCCATACCATCCGCAACGACAGCAAGACCACGTTCAGCGTTCCCGATGAGTAATACCGTATCCTCATTTTTAGTCCTGACTTTCCCAGTGGTCGAAAGGTGAGCTAACTCCATGACAGTCCTCCGTTCGTATCAATCTTCTCGTTTCTTAAACGCGGCAATGTAGAAGCCATCCGTTCCGACTGTCGTCGGTAACAACTTGAGTTCTGCTCGATCTCCGATTAGATGCCGCACGGATTCTGGCATGCGTTCCGCGAAAGATGCATCAAAGTCAAAACCCTGATCGAGAATGAACGCTGTCTGCTCCTCGTTTTCGGTCGGATCAATCGTACAAGTCGAATAGACGAAGATTCCACCTTTTTTAACGAGTGGTAAGACAGATGTCAAGATGTCTCGTTGAATTTTTGGGAGTTGCTCGAGTTGTTCTGGACGTTTCGTCCATTTGATATCCGGTTTTCTCCGAATGACACCAAGTCCTGAACAAGGTGCATCGACAAGAATCCGGTCAAAGGATTCTACTTCGAAGCGTTCCCCTGCTTTACGGGCATCTAACGCTTCTGCTCGAACAGTCGTAAGACCTAATCGTGTCGCTTGCTGTTCAATCAATTTAATCTTATGTGGATGAAGATCAAGTGCCTGTAGTGTACCCGTCGTCAAACCTTCAGCAATATGCATCGCTTTCCCACCAGGTGCGGCACAGCTGTCGAGTACATGATCGGATGCTTCTGCACCAAGCGCACGGGCGACGAGCATTGAGCTCTCATCCTGAAGAGAAAGATACCCACGGTCAATCAGATCAGTTTTTTGGACGCTTCCTCGTTCGATTTCGAGACCGTCCGGCGCGACCGTGGATGGTTTTGCCGTCACACCTTGATCGAGTAGAAGCTCGATTGCTTCCTCCCGCGTCGTTTTCGTGCGATTGATACGGACCGTGACCGGTGCCGGTGTGTTATTCAATTGACAGATCTGAAGCGTTTCTTCCGGACCAAACAGTTCGATCCAGCGTTCGACGAGCCACTGCGGGTGACTCGTTTCGATGCTGATTCGTTTTGCAGCAGGCTCAATCTCAGCGAAATGAGGCATTCCCGCCCGTAATACATTCCGTAGCACTCCGTTGACGACTTTTGAGACATGGACTTTCCCACGTTTTTTAGCAATTTCAACGGCTTCATGAATGACGGCATGATCCGGTACACGATCGAGATAAAACAACTGATAGACACTCATTCGTAACAATGGGCGCATGAATGGATCAAGTTTTTTCTGTTTCGCTAAATATGGTTCTAAAATATAATCAAGCGTCAATTCACGACTGAGCGTCCCGTAGACGAGTTCCGTGAACAAGCCGACATCTGACGCCGAGATGGCGCGTTTTTCAAGCATTTGGTGGACCGTAATTGTTGAGAAGGCGCCACCTTGTCCGATTTTCATTAATGTCGTTACTGCTGCGTCGCGTACATTCATGCGTTCTCACCTACTTGTTGTCCGAGTTCAAGCGATTGACCGATCCCGCGCATGAACGTGGCACCATCCATCCGTTTTTTGCCGGACGGCTGTAAGTCGATCAGCTTCAACGCTGTTTCGGAACCTGTCGCGATGACGGGACCATCCGCTTCTAATGCGATGATTTCACCCGGTCGTCCCGTTCCTGAGACTTTCGTTGCGAAAAAGACTTTTAAGCGATCGTTCCCAAGCATCGTATACGTACTCGGGAATGGATTCATCCCACGAATTTGATCGTAGAGTGTCTCACCCGGTAGCGTAAAATCAAGTCGTTCCCGCTCACGTGAAATGTTCGGCGCAAATGTCGCTTCTTCCTCGACTTGTGCTTCCGGTGTCAATTCACCTGCTAACAGACGTGGTAACGTTTCAAGTAACAGGCGCGCTCCTGCGTCCGCTAACTTCTCAAACATCGAACCGGCTGTATCGTTCTCTTCGATTGGAACGATGATTTTTGACAACATATCACCTGCGTCTAGCCGATCGACCATATACATGATCGTCACACCTGTCTCTTTTTCTCCATCGATGATCGCTTGATGAATCGGTGCACCGCCACGATATTTCGGTAAGAGTGACGCATGGACGTTGATCGCCCCAAAACGTGGTGCTTCGAGAATAGCGGTCGGGACGATCTGACCGTAAGCTGCCGTGATAATGAGATCTGGTTTTAAATCGAGAACATCTTGATAATCCTCTCGAATTCGTTTCGGTTGCAACACAGGAATGTCGTGTTCCATCGCGACGAGTTTTACAGGCGTCGGTTTGACTTCCCGTTTTCGTCCGACTGGTTTATCTGGTTGTGAGACGACACCGACGACGTCATACCCAGCATCGATGACTTCACGCAGCGTTCCTGCCGCAAACTCAGGCGTCCCCATGAAGACGACGCGCGGCTTTTCTTGCTCGACGAGTTTATCCGTAAACAGGACACCATCTAAATGATCCATCTCGTGTTGGATGGCACGTGCAAAAAAGCCGTTTGCTTTGATTTTAACCGTCCGCCCGAGACGATCTTGAGACTTGACGACGATTCGGTCGAACCGTTCAACCGGTCCGAAGATGCCCGGCATACTGAGACATCCTTCATCATCGATTTGCGAACCGTCCGCTTCGATGATTTCCGGGTTGATCAGCTCGATTGGTCCCGTCTCATCATCGGTATGAACGACGGCTACACGAATCGGCTGGTTGATTTGCGGTGCGGCTAAACCAACCCCGTCATATTCGTACATCGTATCGAACATCCGGTCGATCATTTTACCGAGTTTTTTATCAAACTTCGTGACAGGTTCACACACCTGTCGTAATACATCATTTGGTACTTCTACTACTTTATACATACAGACACCTCACATGAATACAAATGGATTCAAGTCAATCGCGACTTGTGTTTTTGATTTTTGACGACGGGATAAGATATCACGGAGATGTGTCCGGACATCCTCCTGTCCTTTATGTTTAATTAAGACCTGTTGCCGGTACATATTTTTGAGTCGAGCGAGTGGTGCATCAAACGGTCCATTGACGACTAAATCCTCAGATTCAAAGGCACGAAGCTCGGAAGCGATTTGCTGCGCTTCTGCTTGTGCTTCGAGCGGATGCGCTGCTGAAACTGTAATCAGACCAAGGAACCAAAATGGTGGATGCCCACCGAGCTTTCGCAATTGCATCTCTCGCTTATAAAACGTTTCGAAATCATGCTGTTTGGCCGTTTGAATGACGTAATGCTCCGGGTTGTAAGTCTGGATAATTGACTGACCAGCGAGTTGACCCCGTCCGGCACGACCCGACACTTGGGTGATCAACTGAAACGTGCGCTCACTTGCTCGAAAATCCGGAATACCAAGCGTCGCATCGGCAGCAATCACTCCGACGAGTGTAACGTTCGGAAAGTCGAGACCTTTTGCGATCATCTGTGTTCCGAGCAGAATGTTTCCTTCCTTGCGTTCAAAGGCATCGAGTAATTTCTCATGCGCACCTTTACGCGACGTCGTATCCTGATCCATCCGGATGATTCGCGCCTCCGGAATCAAGTGTGCCAATTCTTCCTCAATCTTTTGCGTACCCGTTCCGAACTGACGAATTTTCGTCGATTCACAGGACGGACAAGTTTTCGGCATTGCGGCTTCAAACCCACAGTAGTGGCATTTCAAGCGATCTTCATGTTGGTGATAGGTTAAATTCACGGCACAATGCGGACATTGTAGCGTCTCCCCGCAATCCCGACATAAGACGAAGGTCGTATATCCGCGACGGTTCAGGAGTAAGACGGTCTGTTCCCCACGTTCGATGCGTTCTTTGATGCCTTCGACTAGCGCGAGGCTGAACGGCGTACGATTGCCCCGTTCGAGTTCCTTACGCATATCAACGATGTCGACTGGAGGCAGTTCCCCACCGAATCGTTCACGAAGCGGTAAGTAACGATAAACCCCTTTTTGTGCCCGTGCATACGTCTCGAGTAACGGTGTTGCACTTCCGAGCACGACGGGACAACGATGATAGGCTGCCCGCCATTTTGCGACATCGCGCGTATGATAGCGCGGATTCTCTTCCTGCTTATAAGTTGTTTCATGTTCTTCATCGAGAATGATGATTCCGATGTTCGTCAGCGGCGCAAACACAGCAGACCGTGCACCGACGACGACATCGACCTCGCCTTGGGCGATTTTGCGCCACTCATCATACTTTTCTCCGAGCGATAGACCGCTATGCAAGACAGCGACCCGTTCTCCGAAACGGCGTTTAAACCGTTTGACCATCATCGGCGTCAGACTGATCTCTGGGACGAGCAAGATCGCTTGTCTACCGCGTTCGAGTTGTGCATGAATCGATTCAAGATACACTTCCGTCTTACCGCTTCCTGTTACGCCATGTAACAAAAACGTTCCGGTCTCAGCTTCAGCCGTAATCGCCGAGACAGCTTCCTGTTGCTTTTCCGTCAAAGAGGACGGCACAAAGATGTCTTGGACGAGATGTTCATAAGGATTTCGCCGAACATCGATCGTCTCGACTTGAATGATGCTCTTTTTCTCGAGAGCGTTCAACGTCGCGCTCGTTGCGCCCGTTGCCTGCTTGACTTCACTCCAAAGCGCATCCGGAAATTCTTGAATATACGAGTAAAGTGCCGCTTGTTGGCTCGCTTGTTTCGTAAAAGTTGCTTGCTCCTCTAGAAGACGAATCCGTTTATCGATCTTAGACGTCTTTTTCTCGCGAATGACCGGTTGAAGCGTCACGTCAGCTTGTTTCGCGGCTGTTAAGACGATTTGTTGGACTTCCGTTGGCAATTGACTCATTTTCTTGCCATGATATGCCCGAAGTGGGCCCAACTCGACTATGACCAGTTTATCATAACTCACCTTTAAGGCAGCCGGCAGCATCGCAAGCAATGCCGTCGCCTGAAAACACAAAGTCGTTTCCGATAGATACGCCGATAACTCGAGTAATTCCTGTGTATAGGTCGGGGTCTCATCTAAGACACGGACGATCGATTTGACGTTCGTCAGATCAGACGTTGCTTTTGTTCCGACGACGATTCCAAGCAACGCCCGTGGACCAAATGGTACTTCGACGCGCATACCGGGAACGATCAGCTCTTGCCAGAGTTCTGGAACGGCATAATCAAACGGACGATCGACCGTTGCTGCTGCGACGTCAACGATGACTTCGGCTATCATGCCAATGCCTCCGCGAATTGGCGCATGAGCGATTTGGCGAGCGTCGATTTCAATTGTTGATCGTATCGCGTGACGGAATCGTTCTTTCCAAAAACGACGACTTCATTTTCATCACTGACGAATCCGATATCAGATCGTGACACATCATTCGCGACAATGAAATCGGCTTTCTTTCGGACGAGTTTTTGTTTAGCGAACGTCTCGACATCCGTCGTCTCAGCCGCAAATCCGACTAATAGCTGATGTTGTTTCTGCTCACCAAGCGTCTTCAGAATATCGGTCGTCTCTTCGAGTTCAATTCGAAGTGGTCCGTGGATTTTTTTCTGCTTCTGATCGTACTGGATAGACGGTCGATAGTCAGCTACGGCAGCGGACATGATGACGATGTCTTGCGTTTCATAATCACGTAACATGGCTTCAAGCATCTCTTCTCCTGATTCAACAGCAATCGTCGCTATCCCGGTCGGTAATCCGATCCGAAGTGGTCCATGGACGAGCGTGACATCGGCACCTGCGTCTCTTGCCGCTTCTGCTAGCGCAATTCCTGTCTTTCCGGAAGAATCATTCGTCAAGTAACGAACCGGATCAATCCGTTCCACGGTCGGTCCCGCACTGATCAAGACTTTTCGTCCGGCTAGATACTTCTCTTCAAAGAACGTTGAGAGTGTTGCGACTAAGTCTTCCGGTTCAGGTAAACGACCTTTCCCGACCCAACCACATGCGAGATTTCCGACTCCCGGTGCAATCACCTGGACACCGTCCTGCTTCAGTTGTTCGATGTTGCGGACTGTCGCCGGATGTTCGAGCATGTTGACATTCATCGCTGGTGCGACGATGACGGGACATGTCGCTGCAAGGATCGTCGTCGTGATGAAATCATCCGCGATCCCGTGCGCGAGTTTTGCAATCAAATTCGCGGTCGCTGGTGCGACGACGATCAGGTCCGCTTCGTCCGCTAAATCGATATGGGCGATCTTTGACGGATCATGCTCGATGAAGACGTCATCATAGACCGCTTTTCGCGTCAGTGCTTCAAACGTCGTCTTACCGACGAATTGTTGCGCATTACGCGTCATCGCGACTTGAACGTGTGCGCCTGCTTGAACAAGCTTTGAAGCGAGTGCTGCTGATTTGTAGGAAGCGATTCCACCGCCGACACACAGTAGAATGTTTCGGTTGGTTAACATGTAGGTGTCCTCCTTATTGAAAAAAACAGCCACGATGACAAGTGGCTGCTTCAAAATTAGTCTTGCGGTTGGTTCGTGACGGATACTTCTTCGAAATAAAGCTCTTCTAAAGCTTTCCCGACCGGTTTATGCGATTTTGGGTTCGTGACTTTCACGCGTTTCCCGTCTTGGATTTGACGCGCACGCTTAGCGGCAACTGTAACGATTGTATATTTCGACGGTACTTTCTTTTGAAGCTTATCAACTGATGGATATAACATATCACTTAACCTCCATGGCTTTTTTATATAGGGACGCGACACGTTCCCGACTGCAATGTTCCGCTGTGACGATCGCTTGGATCCGGTCACAGGCTTTATGAATTTCGTCGTTCGTCACGACATAGTCATAGGCATCCATCATCTCGATCTCTTCCTTAGCGACGAGAAGACGTTGCTTAATGACTTCCTCCGATTCCGTTCCACGCCCTACGAGGCGGTTCCGTAATTCTTGGAGGCTTGGAGGTGCAAGGAATAAGAAGACAGCTTCCGGAAAATGTTCTTTGACCTGCATGGCCCCTTGAACTTCGATTTCGAGAATGACGTCTTTTCCTTCATCTAAGATCTGGTTCACCCATTCGACAGGTGTTCCATAGTAGTTCCCTACGAATTCAGCATATTCCAAGAGTTGATTGTTCGCAATCATCTCTTCGAATTCTTCACGCGATTTAAAGAAATAGTGGACACCATCTACTTCTCCTTCACGCGGTTGGCGCGTCGTACAGGATACCGAGTAATGCAGATCGTTATCCTGATCTTCGCGCAAGGCACGACAGACCGTTCCCTTTCCGACACCACTTGGACCAGATAATACGAGTAATAAGCCACGCTCTTTGAAAATCACTTCAAAACCCCTCCATCTCACAAACTTCACATTGTTTCATATTAGCAGTAGAGATAGGAAGTTCGCAAGTCATCTTTTTTAGCTCGACTGCTTTATCATACCATAACGATGCCATTTCTGTTACCTTTAGAAAGTGAGAACGAAATCAAGAAAGAAGGTAATCGTATGGCTTTTGACGGATTGATGACGACACGCGTCGTCAAAGAACTCCAACCGCTCGTCGGAGGACGGATCAATAAGGTATACCAACCATATACATTGGATTTAGTATTCCAGGTCCGGGCCGAGCGAAAAAACGTATTGTTGCTCGCCTCTGCGAATGCCATGTATGCACGGATGCACATTACGTCGGAAGCGGTCAGCAACCCGAGTGAACCTCCGCTCTTCTGTATGATGCTTCGCAAGCATGTCGAAGGCGGATTCATCGAATCGATCGAACAACTCGAACGCGACCGGATCATTGTCTTACGTGTCCGTTCCCGCAACGAACTTGGCGATGAGGAAGCGAAAAAAATCTATGTCGAGTTGATGGGACGACACTCGAACATCATTTTGACCGATGGACAAGATAAGATCCTCGATGCGATCAAACACTTACCACTCAGTCAAAATACATTCCGGACGATCATGCCAGGGATGACCTATCAACTTCCACCAGCACAGGATAAAGTGGATCCACTCACAGAAGATATCGAAAAGGCACTCCACCGAATCGACTGGAACGCTGGGAAACTGGATCGCCAGTTACTTGGTCTCTTCAGTGGTCTGTCTCC contains:
- the rpe gene encoding ribulose-phosphate 3-epimerase, which encodes MIKIAPSILSADFANLERDVKAVEAAGADYIHFDVMDGQFVPNISFGLPVLSSLRQKTDMVLDVHLMIDQPERFVEDFVKAGADIVTFHVEATNHVHRVLQQIKLAGAKAGVVLNPHTPLSTIEHVLEDVDMVLLMTVNPGFGGQAFIESVMPKLASLAQMKADRDLTFEIEIDGGVNPETAKLCIENGANVLVAGSAIYNAPDYAEAITSIRQGAAV
- the pknB gene encoding Stk1 family PASTA domain-containing Ser/Thr kinase codes for the protein MRYGDRLNDRYRIERLVGSGGMANVYQAYDEILKRHVAIKILRTEFSHDEQFIRRFEREAHAATSLNHPNIVAVYDVGEEDAIYYIVMEYIDGMTLKTFCENQALPVPQAVDIIAQICDAIDHAHAHRIIHRDIKPQNMLIREDGTVKVTDFGIAVAMSNATLTHTMSVLGSVHYFSPEQAKGKFADEKSDIYSLGAVLYELVTGQVPFEGDSPVAIALKHLQDTPRRPSVLNPRVPQALENCIMQALAKAPHDRQQSVAAFKEDMVTALSDERASEGIRGAEEDEMEKTMVLSPVQVPEESKAEPGTPVVTTVQPKSSEKKKKKRWWVILLLLVLLGGAATTFAMWPDPTVTVPSVVKTDGDEAETKLEKLGFVVETTERNSDTVDEGDVISQTPRENAQVKKGSTVNLVVSTGSAPVEVPDVTDDVEKEAIATLKEAGFAKVEVEREKSDEVTRGNVIRQSISAGTEVIAKEQTITITVSEGTSSFELKDLTNLSSDEAKAYLDEKGLDGTFEQEFSSDVKLDQVIRQFPQAGAQVEPNDSVTVFISKGEEEKTVTATFPEKVVYDAVSENEDEEPPKQVIRIETEDAKGKRTVIEESIDQDETFDVPVTIDPGEEGKITIYKDDTVYRSKTITYNQAKDAQ
- the rsmB gene encoding 16S rRNA (cytosine(967)-C(5))-methyltransferase RsmB, which encodes MNVRDAAVTTLMKIGQGGAFSTITVHQMLEKRAISASDVGLFTELVYGTLSRELTLDYILEPYLAKQKKLDPFMRPLLRMSVYQLFYLDRVPDHAVIHEAVEIAKKRGKVHVSKVVNGVLRNVLRAGMPHFAEIEPAAKRISIETSHPQWLVERWIELFGPEETLQICQLNNTPAPVTVRINRTKTTREEAIELLLDQGVTAKPSTVAPDGLEIERGSVQKTDLIDRGYLSLQDESSMLVARALGAEASDHVLDSCAAPGGKAMHIAEGLTTGTLQALDLHPHKIKLIEQQATRLGLTTVRAEALDARKAGERFEVESFDRILVDAPCSGLGVIRRKPDIKWTKRPEQLEQLPKIQRDILTSVLPLVKKGGIFVYSTCTIDPTENEEQTAFILDQGFDFDASFAERMPESVRHLIGDRAELKLLPTTVGTDGFYIAAFKKRED
- the thiT gene encoding energy-coupled thiamine transporter ThiT, coding for MKRLQMMMEIAIFASLGVVFDLLIPFKMPQGGSISLAMLPIFVMAFRHGVIGGVVTGALVGTIQLMFAPQVLTIVQPLLDYTIAYGVVGLSGLFARQVRQAARNGQKKRLMAFVLLATLLGAGLRYICHVISGIVFFAKYAEGPVVPYSLVYNATYMVPSYVLCGVVAGLLFTTAPRLLRYSARGV
- a CDS encoding Stp1/IreP family PP2C-type Ser/Thr phosphatase, producing MELAHLSTTGKVRTKNEDTVLLIGNAERGLAVVADGMGGHAAGDIASAIVREVFEASFSLMPNRPMELSEWIEQRVAEANARILQFSKEEQLAIVGTTIACVCWVEDLLVIGHVGDSRVYALEGTALKQLTDDHSYVNMLRQMGELSDEEVENHPRKNVITRSVGSNETVEVDIQVRDAPDYDLVLVCSDGLTDEVPDDVIEQIILRDDPLDEIVGRLVKEANARGGADNITIAAIRFKERKRV
- the fmt gene encoding methionyl-tRNA formyltransferase; protein product: MGTPEFAAGTLREVIDAGYDVVGVVSQPDKPVGRKREVKPTPVKLVAMEHDIPVLQPKRIREDYQDVLDLKPDLIITAAYGQIVPTAILEAPRFGAINVHASLLPKYRGGAPIHQAIIDGEKETGVTIMYMVDRLDAGDMLSKIIVPIEENDTAGSMFEKLADAGARLLLETLPRLLAGELTPEAQVEEEATFAPNISRERERLDFTLPGETLYDQIRGMNPFPSTYTMLGNDRLKVFFATKVSGTGRPGEIIALEADGPVIATGSETALKLIDLQPSGKKRMDGATFMRGIGQSLELGQQVGENA
- the rsgA gene encoding ribosome small subunit-dependent GTPase A is translated as MTEQRIEENREGTIIRLQGGFYDVMTPEGEVRSRARGNFRKRGISPVVGDEVVLHIESETGYILEVKERDNFLVRPPVANIDQALLVVSAAEPDFSAHLLDRFLVLIEAKEIQPVILLTKMDLLDDVKGPAVREAIAAYRKIGYTVIETSSETLTGVEQVRPLLAGKTSVLAGQSGVGKSSLLNALEPTLDLETSAISKSLGRGRHTTRHVTLMPLAEGLIADTPGFSNLDFPYDMEIEDVRWSFPEFVAVQDECKYRGCLHLNEPGCAVKEAVEAQEIMSSRYENYGMFIDEIKNRARRY